The window GCATGGTGACCTTCTCGTTGCCGCTCAGAAGGATGTCCCCCCCAGCACCAAAGCCTCCGGCAAAGCCACCACCAAAGCCTCCTGCCAGACCACCACCAAAGCCTCCTGCCAGGCTGCCAGCGCTCATGCCCCCTCCGTAGCCAATGCTGCATGCTCCCCCCCCATAGCTCCCACCGCCTATCACAGAGGAGGCGTATCGCCTGCAGGAGACGGAGGAGCTCCTGCCACTGCCGCCACCACAGCCGCCTCCACCTCCACCGCTCCTGTAAGAGGTAGTAGATGTTCTCTTGATGCTGCAGCTCATGGTGGAAGTGTTCAGCTCTCCAGCCCCAAATGCAAAGCCTGCTGCGCAGCTTGATACAGAGAACCAGCCTGCAGCCTTCTGTCCTCGCTGGTGGCTCTTTATACCCTGTTGGGTGGGTGTCACCTGTGAGGCCGTCCAGCTTCCCATGGCGTTTGCCAGCCTCAGCGCTCCTGCCAAAAGTGATGTGCCAAGGGGAATTTTGTCTGAGGCGAGTAAAACGCATTACCCTTCTGTTCAAGTATGTCTGTGTTGATTCACACAAAGCATGCACTGTAATTTTATGTGGGTGGCTCTTTGTTGGATATTTTGTTGGATAATATAATATCTCATAGCTTCCATTAATCTTGCAATATATCACTAGTAATAGGAGTTAATGAAGGCTCCACCTTGGTTGTCTATCTCCTTCAGTCTTCTGTGTGGtgaaattcagtatttcagtgTTTGTCTTTCTCCTGTGGTCACAGCCTTCAAGGGACTCTtcattcattaatttatttgaaattttcattaGCTATTTAGAAATCTACTTTAATTTACTGaaatgaattattaatttttaaaactgcattccCCTGTCTGTCACAGAAGAGAACttcacactgaatttttttactCTGTCACTGCTCATATTGAAGAAGGTCCTGATGGTATTTAACTACTTCCGAAAGTGCAGGATGGTGATTGCAGTCATTTTTCTTGTTGAAGAAAACTCTGTGACAGACACAAAAGTAGTATTTTGCAAGGGGAAACATACTAAAACCTTTCCTATGAAAGAgccattaattttattttagctgttttaAATGAACTCAGAGGAAATTGAGAGGAGACATGTTTGATATTTCATATCTTCATAATCGTATTAAAATGAGTCATTTCTCACAATATGTCCTTGAATTATATAGTGCAGTAAGAATTAAGTTTGATGAAAAGATACAGTgccaaagtgaaaaaatataatcattATCTGAACTCGTTACTGTGAATTGTCTTTGCCAGCGGTGAGAGAATATCTTGCAACACGAAACACAGAGCAAGAAGcaattgtgtatttttttccactgcctATGCAGGATGGGATGTTCAGGGAGTTGCTTTTTCCATCTTTACTAATCAAGCTTCTACGAACCTGAGAAGAGCcttgaacagaaacaaattctCAGGTTTCCAGCTGTGCATTAAATATTGGCACTGTAACTCCTACGGAAGAGGCATTTGGCCAGTACCAAGGAAGCACAAGGAGCTGGTGGAACCTGCTGTGAACAACCACCTCAAAATCGGCTTATCCACGGTGAGGGAGGATGAATTCAACCTGGAAGTATCTTAGGAAGCGATTCCAtattacagaagaagaaataaacttaTTAAAATGAGCAACAGAAGAGTGAGAAGGGATTGAGTCACCTTACACATGAGGTACGCATCAGAGGAGGGAGTAGGACTGTGTGAATCTGAAGAcagtgtgcctgtgtgtgcccCGTGGATGTAAgaagagctggggctggagtcCTGAACAATTGTGCTTTGCTCTTGGCACGTCGCTGCTGCCATTCAGCTTCCCAAACACCCCCTGAACCAGCGCTCCCACCTGCCTGTCTCCGGAGCAGCCCAGGCACCAAAGAAACGGCGTACAAGCAAGATTCCTGCTGCCACCATGCCTATGAGAACGGGCAGACAACTGCCTGAAGATAGTCAGCTTCACCCTGAGTGAAGCCATATTCCTGTAGTCttctgctttggggttttttattagGTTTATGATTTTCCAATAGGCTTTTGTATATCCATAtgtctaattttcttcttttatcatAAGAATTATATAGAAAGGTGTGTCAACAAAATATTGTTGAATTGGAAGGGGTGTGAACTCGTACCACTAGAATGTTATCTGCTCTCTGTAGAAGTGCTTAGTCGTTAGAAGCTTAATATGCAACGAGATATAAACTTGAAGCGCTGAATCCCAGAGCTTGAATTCAGCTGCCTAAAGGCATGTCCTTGTAGGTACTGCCCGTGTCTTCCAAAGAACCTCAAGGTGTTAGCTCTGACTCCAGAAGGAACTTCAATATGTGGGAAATACTCCttaagagagaaacaaaattttgaaCTTAAAGTGAAACTGAATTGtgaaaaaatctaaaaaattctGACTTATCAACTTGTTGTCAGCTAACTTTAATTAGCAAAACCTTCATGTCAGTTGTGATTTTGCATACTGCTGTGTTTAGAGAGAATGCTGTCATACCCCTGGTCATGATGTGTCTCCTCCTGAGGCTGAAACACTCCAGGATACTATCTAGAAGTTTTTTCTATACCTTTGCCGCCATTCCCTGAACCTTTCCCAGCTCTATCATGTTATTTTTGAAACAGGGTCACCAAAGTTACAGCACTCAAAATACAGCCCAGGGTATCCCTGTGCCCCAGACTGATACAGTGGAATTAACCATGTTCTTTACTTTGATCTTCTGTATATTGGATTGAGAATCACCTCTGTGGCCACAGCCTTCAGGGGGACACATCCCCAGTGTCCCAGCTCTCTGTGGACGACCCCAGCTGTATTCCAGTCACCCAAACATTCTCACTGTCCAGATCCACAGGGTTTTCCTCAGTCTTTGTTCAAGATACAGTGAGATTCCTTATTCCCTTCTCatactttcatttaatttccttaGCCACACTAGTGACTTTCTCCTGAAAACCCTTCATTCCCTCAAACCGCGTCCCTTCCTAGGTGCTGTCTCCATTCTGCCTGTTATACATATGGTGTGTAGCACTTAGTGCCTGTCGGGCAGCAAGGTAATTacaagacaggaaaataaatactcttTAAAGGTTAATTTAAAGTGTAGACTGACCTCTGCGGAGGTAGTTGGAACCGAAGGTGCAAGAGGTAACAATACAGTACCCTCTAGAGGGCTGTGGCATAAGCACAGCTGATTGCTTTGAAATAATCCACATCCCAGTTACTAGGAACGTCACACCTTTTTCCAGATTATGTGTGTAGTGCAAGTGtctaaaacaaagcaatagaAATCAGCACTACTGGGATCTCATTCTTTCTGCTGTGTGTCACTGGAGGTATTCGTGTAGCACAAAGTCTGGTTAACAAATCTGCAAAACCTACTTCATGCGAGCACACCACAAACACAGACTGGTTTGGTGTAGGTCAAGTACTTCTGCTTCCCTGAGTGGTTTCCACATGTTGAGAAAGTTTGCATGGCAACGTGACCTGGAtttctggaaattaattttgcacCTATTTCACCTGTAATCGATGGTGCTGGCTCCTCGTCCCCACAAAGCACATTTTCTCTGACTGTTTGTTCACCACTGGAGGCCACTCCCTGAGCACACGGCCCCGCGTCAGCCCTTCAGCCGCAAGTTCCTGTACCAGTGAAATACACCCTTCACTCGGGCGGCCTTGGGCTCATTTTGGCCCCTCATTTCCCCGGGATACTCTGCCAGCCTTTGGAGCCCAGACCACTGGgtgccttttttaaaaacttagcCTCAGCCTAGACATCCCGTCTTGGCCGGGGTTGCACAGAACCTTCTGGGCCCAGCTGCGAGAGCTGAGCCTGCCTCAGGGCGCCTGGGGGACGCTGGCACGCTGGGCGGGCACGAGGCTTCCCTCTGCCTTTCCAGGTTTCCCACTGCTGGGTTTACTTGCGAGCGGCACAGCCTGTGGTTGACATCCGTTCTGGGTTGTCTTGGTGGTAGCTGTGCGACGGGCTAAGACTTTCAAAAAAGTCTGAGGAATTCAGATACTCATTTCTCATTGGCATTAATAAAGCTGTGGTTTACGATCTGCCTACTTTGGCAGCCCTGTCTCCAAAATGTCGGGCAGAAATTCCTGAGATTCCTCAAACGTGCACAAAAGAGTTCTTTGAAGGGCCTAGGACaatgcatttcatttcctttgagcTCTGAGTCTGTTAGTCCCCAGAAGGCAAAGGTGAACTAAGGCTCTGGAAATGGGTTTTATCCACGGGGGTGGGCTGCAATGAAACAAGCTactgtttgttttcatgaaCAAAGTTGTCCCAGTCACTGGAGAAAGCTATACTATAATTTCCATGAAATAATGGCTataaaaaagcatataaaaaagCTGGACAGAAGCAAATGCAACTCCCAAAAGCTACTAACAAGAGAGTGctttctgcttgtttgtttgttgagTTGCTCCAAGCTGCGGCAGCAGCCAAGCAGTCAGAGTTTGTGCAAACTGTGGTCAGGAATGTTGTCGGGTAACAGCTGGAGAGGGCTGAGAGAGTTtgtgttaattttcttcacagtacgGATCTTCCTATATCCAAAAGTAAACATTGCAGGTGCTTTCACAAGCACTTCATTTGTCATAGGTAGAAGGCGAACATTGCTGTTAGTGCTAACACTTTATGGAGGAGAACTTTGTGAAGATCctgtaaattatattttcttttaacttctttttcttgtctgttcAAAAACGGATCCCTAGTTTGTGCAGTTCCAGTTTAAACTGCTGAGTTTCAGTTAAGGTTTTGTGAATCTCGAACTGAAACATCCATTTTACAGTCATGGTTCTGTAATCATTCATGTTTCTTTGTGTCAGGCCAGGCTGGGCACTCATTTGATgccaactttatcagctttcTTATAGTGCTGAGATTCTGCAGTCTGCTCCGGGCTGATATTCAACTGCTGTTGAGTCTTAGAGCTCAGCTCCCCAGGAGCATCTGGCACGTTATTAAAAGCAAAGGCACAGCCCAAGATGCTCCAAGAAGGTTATGATCTGCCCTGAATGCTCAGAAATTGTGCTTTAACTCTAGATTTCATTATCAACTATTGTAACGTATCATCGACTTTTCTACCTGGAAGCATGTGTTGGCAtggtttgtattttctgtttaagtgTTTACACCTACAGAATGGAAGAAAACCTACACACAGGATTCTGGTTGCATGAGAcagaaatgaagttttattAGCGACATTTTCCTGATACAGAAGAGCCCAGGATTGTGTTGAATCTGTGAAGCAGGTCGCTGAAGGGCCAAGGATTGAAGCCACGAAGCATTCCGGGCAGAAGCAGCGCGTAGCATGCATGGCAGGCGGGCAGGCGGCCCCTCTGAGGAGCTCCGACGGGCCTTTTTGGATAGATGGCATCAGCAACGTTGAGGAACTGTTAAGAGCATCTCTCTTTCCTCAGGAGCACGGGGAATGGAGAGGGTTTGGGCcagtttctgtttaaaaggTCTTGCACTGTAGGTTCCTCAATGTGTGTTCTTAGTCAAAAGATTTTCTTCCATACCCTGTTTAGAAATAAAGCATTAATTCCTTAAGTGCTGGCACTGAACCGCTGAGGCACCAGGATTTGCCAGACAGAAAAGAAGCTTGATTATGTGACAGGGGACCATAAGCGTTCCAAAAGCGTAAAGGAAAACTTCAGCGTGGGACAAAAGCAGCCGTATTTATGAGGTTCTGCAAAGAATGGGAGAGGTGAAGAAACACAGCTGGGATTTGAACTACATGATTAGCTGATGGCACCCACAAAACTGAATAGAAATTGAATGGGTGTTTCTTAAGCCGAGCTGATCTTTGCACACAAATAGGAAAGCATTTTAGTAAAAGTAAATCTAACACTTTCCAGAAATTTTAGTTTATCCTTGGTACTGTTTGTCTGTGGCAGAGCGTGTTGATATAGTGCATAAATTAGTAAGGATGGGACTGAGAGAACAGTGTGACCATTCAACAGTTCTCACCTTGGCCTTCACCACCACTCCTGCAGGACTGAGACTGAGAAGATGAAGAGTAGGAGTGGGAACTGCTGATGCCTCCTGagatccttcctcctcctcctcctcctcctccagcactaCCGCATCCACTGCCGCTTCCCCCTCCTATTCCTCCACTTCCTCCTCCCATTCCTCCTCCACCGCTTCCTCCTCCCATTCCTCCTCCCATTCCGCCTCCAGAGCAAATGCCACCACCTCCATATCCACTACTCATGCtaccacctcctcctcttcctcctccagaaGAATAGCCACCACCTCCCATTCTACCACCTCCCATGCCTCCTCCCATTCCTCCTCCCATTCCTCCTGCTGGGATtctgcaaagagagagaaaaagaaaaaaaagttaatcaaatgcttttttgttctCAGAGGGAAATCAATCTGCACGGAAGCCTGCACTTCTTTTGTCTGTACTTCTTTTTAGAACCTAATTTCACATAATGCTGTGGTCTTTTGTCAGTTTACATACACAAGGTCTTGCTGTCCTTCCTCAAGCAGTGCCCGGTACTGAGCAATCTCCTGTTCCAGGCGGGTCTTGATGCCCAGGAGCATCTTGTACTCTTCATTCTGACTCTCCATCTCGCAGCGGATGCtggccagctcctcctccaaGGGGCCGATCATACCCTGgatctgctgcagctgcatgtTATAGCGACGTTCCGTGTCTTCCAAGTTGGATTGCAAAGAGTCTACCTGCAAAGGGAACACAAAACACAGTGTTTATGGGAATGTGGCAAGTTTAACtcatttttgtggaaaaatttGAGatcttcaaaaccagaaaaaagcaTATCTTTGAAGACTAAGTCATCCAGTATCCCATTCTCTGTGTCACAGTGAAGCAGAAGCAAACACTTTTACTTACCATGCTGAGCTGCGACTGCAGCTCAATTTCCAGGCTTTGATATTCACGTCTCAGCTCAGAGATCTGCTGGTTGCTTGATTGTATCTCCTGGCCACTTGAGTGGACTTGTTGATTAACTTCTTCCATCTGAAAAATACACATACAAAATTGAGGCATTTTTGATAATAAGAAAACATTGTGGGGTTACCATAAAAGCACTGAGAAAGCAATTAATAAGAATGAAGAAAGATGTGATGTGCACTGACTCTGTATGCCACTGCTAACTCACTGTGTAATTCACCTTGCTACTGGAACACGGAGATTCTCCATGCTTTACCACATAATCTTAATACTCCAGAGCTGACCTGTTACAGTAAACCacttaaagtaatttaaagttAATGTCCCTTAAATAATACGTGATAAGTTGCCTTTCCTCTGCTGGATATAAATAGATCCAGTTCTTTGTGAAAGATTTATAACCAAAAAACTCTGCTTTACCTTGGTTTCATACCAGCTTTCCACCTCTCTCCGGTTGTTCTCAATAAGCCGTTCGTATTCACAAcgcatttcatttaatttttccatcAAATTAATGCCAGGAGTAGCATTGACCTCCACGTTGACATCACCGCTAGATTGTGTTTGCAGTCCTTTCatttcctgagaaaaaaaaacacaaaaaccccaccaggTTCTCAAAGGGTGAAGGTGAGGAGAAATGTCATAGTttcaaataaggaaaagaaaggggcaCAGATCCTCACACAGCTGTATCACTCCTGCAAAGGGGGCCTCGTCTGCCCTCCTCATGAAAGGGAACAATTCTCCCATTCCGACGCCACACTTTGCAGTGAACAATAGCCAGGCACCACACACGCATTGACCCTGGCATTTTCTCCTCAGGGTCGTAAGGAATCCTATGCAGCGTGCTCTTTGTGAAAAtccttttatgtatttttcttctcaatggGAAAAATCATTGCAGATAGGatgaatatttgcttttgacTCCTCCTATATTCTATCCCACTTTCCTTCCATGAGTTCATCAACAAAATTGTACTTTGTACTGAAAGCCGTTCATTTCCCTGCTCTCATTTTGCCACATGTTGACCTAGGTGTCTTTTTACATCAGCTGCGGGCAGCTATGGATGCTACATACTCCTGAAAATCAAAGCCAGATTGTGTCAAGTTGGGTGATCAAAGCCAGCAGCCAAAACCTGGTTATTGCTAGTGGAAGAAATCCACAGGAAATTCTCTGAGTGTTGAGTTTTCGttagttattattttaaagtgtggAGAAACTTACCTCTTCATGGTTCTTCCTGAGATAGATCAGTTCCTCTTTTAGGGATTCAAACTGTGTCTCCAAGTCAGATCTGGCTAGAGTCAGTTGATCCAAAAGGGGACGTAATCCATTAATATCACTTGCCACACTCTGGTGGAGAGTATATTCCGTTTCATACctaaaaaacagacaagaaagaGAGTAAAAGTGCTGCCAGACCTCTTTGTTATCTTGATTATGAACGGTTCCCATCAGTACATCTTTAGTCTTTAATCCCATTGCTCaattcttaaaagaaagaacCTAATTCTCTTTCCGTCTCAGATAGGTTGGTTTGATTTCAATAGAATTTCTCTCTCTGAGATTTACATGATGAGGATTATGCTTATAAATGTACACGCAAGGGTGGCGAAACAGAAGATGTAGTCCTTTAAATGGCACTCTTCAAAAACTTGtctggagaaaaataataatgaaagactAACAAAATCATTCTCAGAATGCTTTTCCCAACAATTATCTGTTCTGTCATTGGACCCAAGAGGCTACAGCATCTGCAAAGGTTAATTGGCAACAGGAgctcctggagggcaaagggaGGCACGATGGAATGAGACAGGAGGGGAAAGACTCACTTCAGTCTGAAGTCATCCACCGTCATTCTGGTGTTGTCAATGTCAAGAAGGATCTTGTTAAGGTCCACGTTTGCACCGACAATCTGGAAGGCAGAGGGCAGAGGTTATTTGGTCAGTTGTCTTTTCAGTCTGACAcgcagagagaaggaagaaatcccTGTGCAGAGACACAGTTCAGAATATCTTTATGGTAATGTCAAGGCTGACTACGGCTGCAGGAGCTGTATAGAAGGAGAAGAGTTTATTGCTTCCAGTTAAAAGAAAGTGCCTTTGCTGTCAGTTTTGGTTTACAAATATCCATTAAGAACATAATACCTTCTTGGAAAGAATAACTAAATAAACTCCTCATATTCcaaaaacagtgagaaaacatAATTACCATTGCATTTGGCAACGGCCGTATTCATGTAGGAGGTGTGGGACTATTAAACGGCTGAGGGCTAGAATGAGACTAAATGCACGGGTTGGCTCATCCTGTGTATTCCCCAAAAGATGCAATTACTGTGGGCACTAGTAGCACAGCATGAGCAATGGCTGTGTCTGCTGCTCAAGAGAGCAAGGAACAAGCAAGCAAGAGCACGGCACTGCGGGGAGCACTGGACAGGCCCCATAATGGGTGCACTAGTGATGATCTGTCGTGGCACCAGAATACACGTATCACCCACGGAGAGAAAAACCAGCAGTCAGGCTCTGTCAGCACACCGGTCTGCTTCCTGGCTGAAACCGAGGAGGGAATAGACTACCCCAGACAGGGATATTGTGCTGCAGGAGGCGAGTGCTGTTCTAGTGAGAATCTGTTCAAAGTTAGTCAAATTACATCATACCTGGTTTTGCAGTTCTTCAATTGTTCTGTAATATTGGCTGTAGTCCCTGGTACCAGTGGGACCTTGATTTCTATACCACTCCCTGATCAGTTGTTCAAGTTGAGTATTGTCATCCTCCAAGCGTCGCACTTTATCCAAGTAAGAAGCCAGGCGATCGTTAAGGTTCTGCATGGTCAACTTTTCATTTGTGGAGAGCAAGCCGCCATCTTCACCAAACCCCATGCCACCAAAACTACTTCCACCATAGCCGCCACCACCAAAGCCGCTGCCACCACCAAAGCCACCACTACCCCCAAAGCCACTAAATCCACCTCCACTATatccaccaccaccaaaactaCCTCCACCGAGGCCAGCTCCATAACCACCTCTCATTCCTCCAAAACCACCTCCACCTGATCCAAATCCTCCTCCCATACTTCCACAGCCCATTCCTCCTCCATAGCTACCACCACTCATTCTCCCACCATAGCTACTGCGGCTAATCCTTCCACAACTGCCACTGCTAAAGCCCCCCCCATAGCTGCTCCTGGAAACTCCTCCACCAAAGCTTCTCCCAGAAAAGCCGCCACTTCCTCCAGAAGAGGTGTATTTTCTAGTGGACACTGAGGAGTATCCACCAGACTTATGTACTCCACGGCTTCCAccccctccaccacctccaccacTATATCCTCCTccgccaccaccacctccactgCTAATTCTAGTAGAACTAGTCGAAGACTTAGTGCCACAGCTCATAGTGACAGCAGCTAAGAGTCTAACCACAGCCCCAAATTTAGGTGCACAGCCTGATAAGGTTCAGGACTGCAAATTTTCATCCCCAGCTCGCTCTCTTTATACTTTTGGCAGTGGGTGTCACCATCAGGGTGTTCCTTTCTCCCAGGGCATTTACCAGCCTTGTTGTTTGTGCCAAGAATAATTTGCTGAACAATATTTTTGTGCTGATATCTCAGGCAATCTGGCCCATTGCTGGGTTTGTGCTGTTTGTTTAAGACCGAACATTTCACTTCTTTCGGCTGGCATTCTTTTCCTTTCGCGTTTTCTGGAACAGGTGGTCTTTTCCCTCGTGCAGCCTGGATCTGCTTTACGGTGGAAAAGCCACGTTATGCGGGATCCTGTTGAAACTAACACTGAGCACACGTGTACCTGACGGAACTATACAGAGGGGATTTTTGTTCTCGGTTCTTCcctaaaagaaagaagatgaggCCCAAATCTCTCATGTTAGATTGTCCATTTCTTTGTTCAATTATTAATCTACTTTCTTTGCTACGATTTTTCTAGCTCCTATTCTCAAAGACTAttgttctcttctgctcttttaTATTTTGTGCATTTAAGATCTTCTACACTGcttatattctttttctcagtGTACGTGATAGTGTAAGAGTTTTATTAATAGGACTGTATAACTTGTCTATTTAGATTGTCCAGCTTGTGTATCCCTGCCGTCCATCACTTagagaacatattttttatACGAGAAGTCTATTTCAAGCAATGCAGTGggattcttatttaaaaatcaaaatcctTCCTTTGCAAGGAAACAGGACAGCACACTAGATAGCTAAGTCCTagaaatcaaagagaaaaaaaaagttggatttttttcaccaAAGAGCTGTTGATCTAAAATAGTAGGAAGATTAAGGATACTTTAATTGTATTATAAAGTAAATTGTAGCACAATTAGAAGCTGTATTAATGTAGACAATGACCTATAAACTACTGTGTGGGAAGACCTTTTACGGTTTAATATAAAACTGCTCATTCTCTCTATTGTTAGGGTGTCACATATTACAGGTGATAGAGTAATTATATATACTGCTCTTAATGCAGAGATCCTTGAGACTCTAGAATTGTATCCTGAGAGAAAAGTTGGAAGGCTTTGTACACCCATCAGTTGAAATCAGACTGTTGGGACCACAAAAGAAATCACACCATGCTTCAGTCCTGCACGGATCCCCAGAAGTTTACCCCAGATGCACTTGGAAATGGTTTTCATCCTCGATTGCTGGATTTGATGCTAAAGCAGAGAACCTGCAGACAGAATTGCATGTTTCTGAAAATCTATTAGAAGAGTTAGAGTTTGGGCAAACAGTGCTGACTGATTCCAGATGACTATCATCTACACAACCCCACTCGTGCTATAACGTTTCATGTTTGTCCTGGGTGAAAAGTCAATATTCTGGTTCAAATGCAGAATCTCAGTTCCTCAGCAGCCACCAAGCTCTGTTCTGGCACTGCAAGCGTTTATGAGAAACTTACAgcttcttttttaatacagcaGAGACGTCGTTCATGCAAACAGCCAGTCCCTACCGCTTAActgcaaacagcaaaaccaTCAGCATTTGTGGTCTTGCTGTAGAGGGACCCCAAACAGTTACAGTTTGCTTGGAAGAAAGTGTGCCTTTTTCCAGGGACAGCTTTCTTCTGCTACTGAAATGTCCTCATTGCCTTCTCTCTGGTTACTGATCCTCTAATGACTGTAAGGTACTGAGGACATTTAGCAGTCTCCCCCTCAACCTCGGGTGCAGGGAACAAAGCCGGGCACATCTGCAGAACTGTCCGTTGTTGTCCCTGTCCTTGTCTCAGCACCTTCCGAAACCCTCTGGCAGGTGGCAACGCAGCGCGGCCCGTGTCCCAAAGGCCACCTTCCTTTGGAAGTCGATTGtatgttgctgctgttttccccaCTCTGCTATCAGACTCCGTGTGCGTGGTTCTTTTACAAACTGCATTTCTGCCTCTTAACTTCTGCTCTTTTTTATGCTAAATTAAGgattatttaacattttctccCTGAAGCCTTTGTCCTGTGCTTTGCACTGTGCTTTTGCCAGTATTGCTTTATTGCTGCTTATGCAATCTCTTTCAAAAGCTCTCTGATTTTATCTTGCTATTTGATATACTCAGTGGCTCAAAGATGATGAAAGACTTCAAGTAGCTTGATGATGTGATAATTTCTCCTTGATTCACAGCTGGAGGATGGTAGTGTCACCTCAGCAGCGTAAACACAGTCTCTGGGCTCCTGCGTGTTCTGTTATTGCTGCTGAAAGATGTAGGTTACTATACACgaaatgtttttcctgtttagTGTTGTTTTGGCTTTGTGTCTGGGTAATGTTGTACTTTCTGAGAACCTACGTTGTTTCCTATTTTATCAGTTGTCTCTTTCTATACGTGCTTGTACACAGCAGGGACGTGTCCATACTGAAAGGTTCTTCTGATAAGGGCATATCTTATTGTGTGCttggaaaacactttaaaaaaataaaagcaatgaaagaaaagaaagagtgaaGCCATTGAGGGTGCAGAACTTTAGATAGCCTCAACATTTCATTTAAGTTCTGTGTTATTACCACTACTTACATATAAGGAAGGAACACAAATATGAGATTTTGCCTTTAGATCTTCGGTAGCTTTCAAGTCACGCGCTCATAGGATgttcctttctgtcttcagcgttgctgtaatttcatttttgttactgGTTCAATCTTAGTGCTTTTTATGGAGGTCCAGCTGGCCATTAGGGTGTGCTTTATTCCTAACGGCTGAAATTTTCCCTTgtgatattttgtttctttcacagtccCTATGTTCTCAAAAATGGAGTATGTCTCTCTTAAGGCAGCAGCAAGCTTGCCTGTGAAGTTTAAACCCTGTAGCACTCTCCTAGCGCACACTTTTGTGCAGGATAACTTGGATCTTCCTTGCAAGTAGGTTCATAAAAGTGAAGAAAACCCACCAGGACATTTGTGTTGAGACGGGAGGGCTTGAGAAGGATTTGCtggtttcttccttccccccaaCACTGCAGGGAAGCGGCATACTTTGCTGTACTCATTCTGTCCCCCATGAGTGTAGCCCACGTAGCATTTGACAATTAATTAAGCTGACAATTAATGCTAAACAAAAGAGACATCAGCAGAATGTATGTGCAGGCGGTTCTGAAATTACATCTGTGCCTTCAAATGGACAAACGGATTGCTCTGGGAGTGCTGAAGCCA is drawn from Nyctibius grandis isolate bNycGra1 chromosome 26, bNycGra1.pri, whole genome shotgun sequence and contains these coding sequences:
- the LOC137673645 gene encoding keratin, type I cytoskeletal 13-like, translated to MSCGTKSSTSSTRISSGGGGGGGGYSGGGGGGGGSRGVHKSGGYSSVSTRKYTSSGGSGGFSGRSFGGGVSRSSYGGGFSSGSCGRISRSSYGGRMSGGSYGGGMGCGSMGGGFGSGGGGFGGMRGGYGAGLGGGSFGGGGYSGGGFSGFGGSGGFGGGSGFGGGGYGGSSFGGMGFGEDGGLLSTNEKLTMQNLNDRLASYLDKVRRLEDDNTQLEQLIREWYRNQGPTGTRDYSQYYRTIEELQNQIVGANVDLNKILLDIDNTRMTVDDFRLKYETEYTLHQSVASDINGLRPLLDQLTLARSDLETQFESLKEELIYLRKNHEEEMKGLQTQSSGDVNVEVNATPGINLMEKLNEMRCEYERLIENNRREVESWYETKMEEVNQQVHSSGQEIQSSNQQISELRREYQSLEIELQSQLSMVDSLQSNLEDTERRYNMQLQQIQGMIGPLEEELASIRCEMESQNEEYKMLLGIKTRLEQEIAQYRALLEEGQQDLVIPAGGMGGGMGGGMGGGRMGGGGYSSGGGRGGGGSMSSGYGGGGICSGGGMGGGMGGGSGGGGMGGGSGGIGGGSGSGCGSAGGGGGGGGRISGGISSSHSYSSSSQSQSCRSGGEGQGYGRKSFD